A stretch of Desulfotignum phosphitoxidans DSM 13687 DNA encodes these proteins:
- a CDS encoding LysR family transcriptional regulator, which translates to MVNLNQLRAFYYVAKHDSYTVAAQKLFITQPAVTAQIKLFENFYGIKLFNRKGRALFLSHIGKLLFEKAEKIFALENEIEEMLAQMKEMNQGLLAIGCTKAYAKHIMPSIISAFHRTYPNIRIILEEGSSMAMINSLRDFENEIIVVAQMDIKDSRIQFIPFSQEEIVLIMAVDHPLSKKKEVTFNDIKNEPIILKGTGSGTRKKIVDLYRNNDMVPIVFMESNNTEFIINLVEKGEGISFLVKPSIEQKVYEKKIVMHRLKDNRLFLDVSLGFSKNNPLSPAASAFYEVIKRTFTEEFSQNKIGSIMAKILAGKFVKD; encoded by the coding sequence ATGGTCAATTTAAACCAGTTGCGGGCATTTTATTATGTCGCAAAACATGACAGCTATACGGTTGCCGCACAGAAGCTTTTTATTACCCAGCCGGCCGTAACAGCTCAAATCAAATTATTTGAAAATTTTTATGGGATAAAATTATTCAATCGAAAAGGAAGAGCCCTGTTCCTGTCACATATCGGTAAACTTCTGTTTGAAAAAGCTGAAAAAATTTTCGCTCTGGAAAATGAAATCGAAGAAATGCTGGCTCAGATGAAGGAAATGAACCAGGGCCTTCTGGCGATCGGCTGTACCAAGGCCTATGCCAAGCATATTATGCCATCTATCATTTCAGCATTTCACAGAACTTATCCCAACATTAGAATCATCCTTGAAGAAGGCAGTTCCATGGCCATGATCAACAGTTTGAGGGATTTTGAAAACGAAATCATTGTTGTGGCGCAAATGGATATCAAAGATTCTCGAATTCAGTTTATCCCTTTCAGCCAGGAGGAAATCGTTTTGATCATGGCCGTTGATCATCCACTTTCCAAAAAAAAAGAAGTCACATTCAATGACATTAAAAATGAGCCGATTATTCTGAAAGGAACCGGATCCGGTACGCGAAAAAAAATTGTAGATTTATACAGAAACAACGATATGGTTCCCATTGTGTTTATGGAATCCAACAATACGGAATTCATCATCAATCTGGTCGAAAAAGGAGAAGGAATTTCTTTTCTTGTAAAACCGTCAATTGAACAAAAAGTGTATGAAAAAAAAATCGTCATGCACCGCCTAAAGGACAACAGATTGTTTCTGGACGTCAGCCTTGGTTTCTCAAAAAACAACCCGCTTTCGCCTGCAGCCTCTGCTTTTTATGAAGTCATTAAACGCACCTTTACTGAAGAATTCTCACAAAATAAAATCGGGTCTATTATGGCAAAAATTTTAGCAGGAAAATTTGTTAAAGATTAA
- a CDS encoding metallophosphoesterase family protein, which yields MKIAVFSDVHSCYKKMMTVFDDMEKYQIDQYVCLGDIIGYGSQPEETVQLLMSKQVISVRGNHELAMFDPDYLELFPKKIKQPLLENIAAISEKSIQYLEKTPVYLQLENCHFVHGTPPDKMTTYIYDVTDYYLKSIFNNSATRVFFTGHTHKLKLITYKDKIVYRGRINENCIIPVGNNQKYLVNVGSIGFSRDDFEASKYVVYDTENKQIMVRMVST from the coding sequence ATGAAAATTGCGGTTTTTTCAGATGTCCATAGCTGTTATAAAAAAATGATGACGGTTTTCGACGATATGGAAAAATATCAAATTGATCAGTATGTTTGTCTTGGGGACATTATCGGATATGGGAGTCAACCTGAAGAAACCGTTCAGTTGTTGATGTCAAAACAGGTGATTTCTGTCAGGGGTAACCACGAATTGGCCATGTTTGACCCTGATTACCTTGAACTGTTTCCAAAAAAAATAAAACAGCCTCTGCTGGAAAATATTGCGGCCATTTCCGAAAAATCCATCCAGTACCTTGAAAAAACACCGGTATATCTGCAATTGGAAAACTGCCATTTTGTCCACGGTACGCCACCGGACAAGATGACCACTTATATTTATGATGTGACAGATTACTATTTGAAGTCTATTTTTAATAATTCAGCCACGCGGGTTTTTTTCACTGGCCATACTCACAAACTCAAGTTGATTACTTATAAAGACAAAATAGTATATCGTGGAAGAATAAACGAAAATTGCATCATCCCAGTAGGGAATAATCAGAAATATCTTGTTAATGTAGGCAGCATCGGATTTTCAAGAGACGATTTTGAAGCATCAAAATATGTCGTCTATGACACGGAAAACAAACAGATCATGGTTAGAATGGTAAGTACTTGA
- a CDS encoding pyridoxamine 5'-phosphate oxidase family protein yields the protein MDNQTLFTTIQDLINSQQLAVLCTQKDGHPYASLVAVAATPKLDRIIFLTPKTTRKYDNLTACPNAAFLINNSENRAEDIYQATAVTATGTVIDVPDAEQQALTDIYLARHPHLASFAAADTTALVCVKISRYILVNRFQNVFELAVTP from the coding sequence ATGGACAACCAGACCCTGTTCACCACCATTCAGGACCTGATCAATTCTCAGCAACTGGCCGTGCTGTGCACCCAGAAGGACGGCCACCCCTATGCCAGCCTGGTAGCAGTGGCCGCCACCCCAAAACTGGACCGGATCATTTTTCTGACTCCCAAGACTACACGCAAATATGACAACCTCACGGCCTGCCCCAATGCCGCGTTTCTGATCAACAACAGTGAAAACCGGGCCGAAGATATCTACCAGGCGACTGCGGTCACTGCCACCGGGACGGTGATCGATGTGCCCGATGCTGAACAACAGGCCCTGACAGACATCTACCTGGCCCGGCACCCCCACCTGGCTTCCTTTGCCGCAGCCGACACCACGGCCCTGGTGTGCGTAAAGATCTCCCGGTATATCCTGGTCAACCGATTCCAGAACGTATTTGAACTTGCGGTGACACCGTGA
- the rocF gene encoding arginase, producing MSRQISLIGVPMDFGQDLRGVDMGPAAVRYTGLITRLRELGHTVRDRGDVPIPIRDEAVPGPLAGNTYVEEISRICNAVYTLGRRVMEEKDFPLFVGGDHSIAVGTVAAAGADGEPIGLIWLDAHGDFNTPDTSPSGNIHGMPLAILMGEGHPDLVNVGRPGPKVLPENVVMIGLRDIDPVEKKRLKTSGVTVFTMRDIDEQGISTVANKAVMKFAHMKRIHLTVDMDALDPVEAPGVGTPVPGGITYREAHLLMEILADSKKVGSMDLVEINPILDVANKTAKLAVELTLSALGKSIL from the coding sequence ATGTCCAGACAGATCAGTTTGATCGGTGTGCCCATGGATTTCGGCCAGGACCTGCGCGGGGTGGATATGGGGCCTGCGGCTGTGCGGTACACCGGCCTGATTACCCGGTTGCGGGAACTGGGCCACACTGTGCGGGACCGGGGGGATGTGCCTATTCCCATCCGGGATGAAGCCGTACCCGGGCCGTTGGCGGGAAACACCTATGTGGAGGAGATCTCCCGGATCTGCAACGCAGTGTACACCCTGGGGCGCCGGGTGATGGAAGAGAAAGATTTCCCGCTGTTTGTGGGCGGGGATCATTCCATTGCCGTGGGCACGGTGGCCGCGGCCGGAGCCGATGGTGAGCCCATCGGCCTGATCTGGCTGGATGCCCACGGGGATTTCAACACCCCGGACACCTCGCCGTCCGGCAATATCCACGGCATGCCCCTGGCCATTCTCATGGGAGAAGGTCATCCGGATCTGGTGAATGTGGGACGGCCAGGGCCCAAGGTGCTGCCGGAAAACGTGGTCATGATCGGGCTGAGGGATATTGACCCGGTCGAGAAAAAGCGGCTGAAAACCTCCGGAGTCACGGTGTTCACCATGCGGGACATTGACGAACAGGGAATTTCCACGGTGGCCAACAAAGCTGTGATGAAATTTGCCCACATGAAACGCATTCATCTGACCGTGGACATGGATGCCCTGGATCCGGTGGAAGCCCCGGGAGTGGGGACTCCCGTGCCCGGCGGCATCACCTACCGGGAGGCCCATCTGCTCATGGAGATCCTGGCGGATTCCAAAAAGGTGGGGTCCATGGACCTGGTGGAGATCAACCCGATCCTGGATGTGGCCAACAAGACGGCGAAACTGGCCGTGGAGCTGACCCTGTCCGCTTTGGGAAAAAGCATTTTGTGA